The Haloarcula laminariae genomic sequence CGACGACCAGCAGCTCGTCCACGCGGTGCGGGCGATGGCCGACTGCGAGCGGACCGGAAACGAGCTGGCCGAGCGGGTCGCCGAGTGGGGCTCCAGCCGCTACGGCGAGGCCGGCAGCGGGGTGGGCTACGCCCGACGCATCGCCGACGGCGAGGTCGGAGCGGACGACGACCACAGCGACCGGGCGCTCCGCTCGCTGGCCGAGCAGGTCGTCGACGTGGCCGAGGAGACCGATGACCTCCGGGCCTACATCGAGCGCACCGCGCCCGCCGTCGCGCCGAACCTCTCGGCGCTGGCCGGGCCGGTGCTTGCGGCCCGTCTCATCTCCCTGGCGGGCGGGCTCGAATCGCTCGCGAAACAGCCAAGCGGGACCGTGCAGGTCCTGGGCGCCGAGGACGCCCTCTTCGCGCACCTCCGCGGCGGGGCGCCCTCCCCGAAGCACGGCATC encodes the following:
- a CDS encoding NOP5/NOP56 family protein, with amino-acid sequence MTDGWFAGLDPDDTTAAAERIAGGRAESPEDWPAEAVDAGFAEDADDYYDRLHAATTAATEAAVTERERADDQQLVHAVRAMADCERTGNELAERVAEWGSSRYGEAGSGVGYARRIADGEVGADDDHSDRALRSLAEQVVDVAEETDDLRAYIERTAPAVAPNLSALAGPVLAARLISLAGGLESLAKQPSGTVQVLGAEDALFAHLRGGAPSPKHGIIFTHEYVSGTRREERGSAARALAGKLSIAARIDHYSGDRRPDLERELDERIERIRSRGGDDA